Proteins found in one Limnobaculum xujianqingii genomic segment:
- a CDS encoding type II and III secretion system protein family protein — protein MKRLCMHVFIFGKATIRMLSYSLMALVLFFAISNAASANSIFLKYGQSRNISVPAGLETVFVSNPRVADYKVINDKNIVIYAKSTGNSELIVYGKNSKVLLKRNISVDPFLGDLNQRVSKEFPGNNIEITRFVGDANADKVTYIISGTVSDEESMDAIYRLVGATISGVRDDEKDSTRNIGETSKVKDIGFMKNRRYENVINRMQLLNTNQVNVQLTVVEVSKSFTDALGIDWSSLTLDSIMTGGTTANNPGVFSLIGFKGGFDSKNISNTINAIQNDSVARIMAQPNLTVLSGETADFLVGGEIPILTKNDNNEGTSVTYKEYGIKLSIAAKVEKKQKIKLYLSNEISSVSGSYAYNTYNIPTLVTRRSSSTIELADGDSFVIGGLLSENDKETLGKVPFIGEIPILGALARNSSTQREKTELVVFATVNLVRPVTSNQPIYLPDYNKSNSSQLFFNVNVDEVTYEDRLSQNTHNFLNRGGFSK, from the coding sequence ATGAAAAGGTTATGTATGCACGTTTTCATATTCGGTAAGGCCACTATCCGAATGCTGTCATATTCGCTGATGGCATTAGTCCTGTTTTTTGCCATCAGCAATGCCGCCTCGGCAAATTCAATTTTCCTGAAATATGGCCAGTCGAGAAATATCAGTGTGCCAGCGGGTCTGGAGACGGTATTTGTCTCTAATCCTCGCGTCGCTGATTACAAAGTAATTAATGATAAAAATATCGTTATCTATGCAAAAAGCACCGGAAATTCTGAGTTAATCGTTTATGGAAAAAACTCAAAAGTATTACTCAAACGTAATATCAGTGTTGACCCTTTCCTCGGCGACCTCAACCAAAGGGTCAGCAAAGAATTTCCCGGAAATAATATCGAAATAACCCGTTTTGTTGGTGACGCTAATGCCGATAAAGTGACTTATATCATTAGCGGTACAGTCTCCGATGAAGAAAGTATGGATGCCATCTATCGCCTGGTAGGCGCCACCATCAGCGGCGTAAGAGACGACGAAAAGGATTCGACAAGAAACATCGGTGAAACGAGTAAAGTGAAAGATATTGGTTTCATGAAAAACAGACGATATGAAAATGTCATCAATCGTATGCAGCTTCTGAATACCAACCAGGTTAATGTTCAGTTAACGGTTGTTGAAGTCAGTAAGAGTTTTACTGATGCATTAGGTATTGACTGGAGTAGCCTGACTCTCGACAGCATTATGACTGGCGGAACAACGGCGAATAACCCCGGTGTCTTTAGTTTGATAGGATTTAAAGGTGGGTTCGACTCTAAAAATATCAGTAATACGATTAATGCTATCCAGAATGATTCTGTTGCCCGAATCATGGCCCAGCCGAATCTGACCGTCTTATCCGGTGAAACAGCCGACTTTTTGGTAGGCGGAGAAATTCCAATTCTAACAAAAAATGACAATAACGAAGGAACGTCAGTCACTTATAAAGAGTATGGAATAAAATTAAGTATTGCTGCCAAGGTAGAGAAAAAGCAGAAGATCAAACTGTATTTATCCAATGAGATCAGCAGCGTTTCCGGTTCCTATGCTTACAATACTTATAACATCCCTACTCTGGTCACTCGTCGTTCAAGCTCGACCATTGAATTAGCCGACGGTGACAGTTTTGTTATTGGTGGTTTATTAAGTGAAAATGATAAAGAAACCTTAGGCAAAGTTCCTTTTATTGGTGAAATTCCTATTCTTGGTGCATTAGCACGCAATTCAAGTACACAACGAGAGAAAACCGAGCTGGTAGTATTTGCGACGGTTAACCTTGTCAGGCCTGTCACATCCAATCAACCAATCTATTTACCCGATTACAACAAAAGCAACAGCAGCCAGCTGTTCTTCAATGTCAACGTAGATGAAGTCACATATGAAGACAGACTTTCTCAGAATACCCACAATTTCCTGAATCGCGGTGGATTTTCTAAATAG
- a CDS encoding Flp family type IVb pilin → MNDITISGYIKLVQAKQAIKKFANSEKGVTAIEYAVVVAGVTAVVMVVFGSTGPVSEMLTGTFETLKERVEGLIESPE, encoded by the coding sequence ATGAATGACATAACTATAAGTGGATATATCAAACTGGTACAGGCGAAACAAGCCATTAAAAAGTTTGCTAACAGCGAAAAAGGCGTAACGGCTATTGAATATGCCGTCGTTGTTGCCGGTGTTACTGCTGTGGTAATGGTTGTTTTCGGTTCAACTGGTCCGGTCAGCGAAATGCTTACAGGTACATTTGAAACCTTGAAGGAACGCGTTGAAGGGCTAATTGAATCACCAGAATAA
- a CDS encoding winged helix-turn-helix domain-containing protein — MLDDSKERKFSIDLQNGCIAIFIESMPNEIVIYIYYDEVKGYIFNILRELSPLESSILFVLLSNSGHIISNTTLQRSGLSDKLITSNNLRQLILSLRSLLMDCDKPHRVIKNKPRIGYGIYHVQVFYETIDLYLAQSKDSDKNDRKHALTCEVERDRDKEKETEKDRDKDNVSQCKKNE, encoded by the coding sequence ATGCTTGATGATTCGAAGGAAAGAAAGTTTTCTATCGATTTGCAAAATGGTTGTATAGCAATATTCATAGAATCAATGCCTAACGAAATTGTCATTTATATATATTATGATGAAGTTAAAGGGTATATTTTTAATATATTGAGAGAGTTAAGCCCGCTTGAATCGAGTATACTTTTTGTTCTCTTATCTAATTCTGGTCATATAATCAGCAATACTACTCTTCAACGGAGTGGCCTCAGTGATAAATTAATTACCAGTAATAATTTGCGGCAGCTAATCTTATCTCTTCGCTCTTTACTGATGGATTGTGATAAACCCCATCGTGTGATTAAAAATAAACCACGAATAGGATATGGGATTTATCATGTGCAAGTTTTTTACGAAACGATAGATTTATATCTCGCTCAATCCAAAGATTCAGATAAGAACGACCGCAAACATGCTCTTACTTGCGAAGTGGAAAGGGATAGAGATAAGGAAAAAGAAACAGAAAAAGACAGGGACAAAGATAATGTCTCTCAGTGTAAAAAAAACGAATAA
- a CDS encoding IS1/IS1595 family N-terminal zinc-binding domain-containing protein: MVIKNVPCCYCLQIHSVRKYGKAKSGYQRYMCRSCQRTFQIKYVYSAYKDREEKYTKAGK; this comes from the coding sequence ATGGTTATCAAAAATGTGCCTTGTTGCTACTGCTTACAAATACATTCAGTCAGAAAATATGGTAAGGCAAAATCGGGATATCAACGGTATATGTGCAGATCTTGTCAAAGAACTTTTCAGATAAAATATGTTTATTCAGCCTACAAAGATCGAGAGGAGAAATATACCAAAGCGGGTAAGTAA
- a CDS encoding O-linked N-acetylglucosamine transferase, SPINDLY family protein, translating into MKSNPQILNQKYQEALALYNKSEYLKAEGILRQLVQRAPRFFDAVHLLGIVYYLLNRHNEAETFIRKAVIIKPTSECYFNLGLVYRELNKEAEAETAFIKAIKLDPRHAKAANNLGNIELGKKNFVKAEHYYNQAITSSPKYALAYKNLGLVLRDTHQEEKAKQVLLKAIEFDPNLAESYSILAGMYEKDGEFQSAIDMFKKIGNYCSAQRAARRGAYWDDLEELDKTALHSLANSNEFNFFEPWSLLNVSGLTPIQHRDIGKKFAQFKLKAVLQHPPLPLAAPLPADSVLRIGYLSSDFYNHATMHLMSGILEKRNTDNFFIRLYSYSPQRKDSYTERLRALNIEVIDLSSMSDSAAAKTIAQDNLHILVDLKGFTQNTRLEITALRPAPVIVSWLGYPGSLGEPRLADYIIGDPVVTPIEHAEHFSERLALMPHCYQPNDDTKKVGSRPTRAEQNLPEDAFVFCSFNQIMKYTPETFALWCKLLHNVPNSVLWLLTSTSIPVNNLRAEAVKNGIDPQRIIFADTLPVEQHLGRLQLADLALDTYPVGSHTTASDTLWAGVPLVTRLGSLFASRVAASLLTAIGLPELVTETDEDYYQLALSLANDPARIQQLKEKLAANHTTSPLFDTERFTRDLERLYQAIWQQHSEGNAKRDPIVLQSQ; encoded by the coding sequence ATGAAGAGTAATCCACAAATTTTAAATCAAAAATATCAGGAAGCCCTCGCACTATATAACAAAAGTGAATACTTAAAAGCCGAGGGGATTCTGCGCCAGTTAGTACAACGGGCACCAAGATTTTTCGATGCCGTACATTTACTTGGTATTGTTTACTATCTGCTTAATCGACATAACGAAGCAGAAACCTTCATTCGCAAAGCGGTCATTATTAAGCCAACGTCTGAATGCTATTTCAATCTTGGTTTAGTTTATCGGGAGTTGAATAAAGAAGCCGAAGCTGAAACGGCCTTTATTAAAGCTATAAAGCTGGACCCACGACATGCCAAAGCAGCCAATAATCTTGGTAACATCGAACTTGGCAAAAAGAATTTTGTTAAAGCTGAGCACTATTACAATCAGGCTATCACCAGCTCCCCTAAGTATGCCTTAGCCTATAAAAATTTAGGCCTGGTTCTCAGAGATACCCATCAGGAAGAAAAAGCTAAACAGGTACTACTGAAAGCCATTGAGTTTGATCCTAACCTTGCTGAGTCTTACTCGATTCTGGCAGGGATGTATGAGAAAGATGGTGAGTTTCAATCCGCTATTGATATGTTCAAAAAGATTGGAAATTACTGTTCAGCACAACGTGCCGCTCGCCGTGGTGCATACTGGGATGATCTGGAAGAGTTAGACAAAACTGCATTACACAGCTTAGCCAACAGCAACGAATTCAATTTTTTTGAGCCATGGTCACTATTAAATGTCTCCGGGTTAACACCAATTCAACACCGGGATATTGGAAAAAAGTTTGCTCAATTTAAGCTAAAGGCGGTATTACAACATCCTCCTCTGCCACTGGCTGCTCCGTTACCCGCGGATAGCGTATTAAGAATCGGATATCTCTCATCTGATTTCTATAATCACGCTACCATGCACCTGATGTCCGGCATTCTGGAGAAACGTAATACGGATAATTTCTTTATTCGGCTTTATTCCTATTCCCCTCAAAGGAAAGACTCTTACACTGAACGGTTAAGGGCGTTGAATATTGAAGTCATCGACCTCAGTAGTATGTCGGACAGTGCTGCCGCTAAAACTATTGCTCAGGATAATTTACATATTCTGGTTGATTTAAAAGGCTTTACGCAAAATACCCGCCTGGAAATTACGGCATTACGCCCGGCACCGGTTATTGTGAGTTGGTTAGGGTATCCGGGGTCATTAGGTGAGCCTAGACTGGCAGATTACATTATTGGCGATCCGGTAGTAACTCCGATCGAGCACGCTGAACACTTTAGTGAAAGGCTGGCATTAATGCCTCACTGTTATCAGCCTAATGATGACACAAAGAAAGTTGGATCTCGCCCAACCCGTGCTGAGCAAAATTTACCGGAAGATGCGTTTGTTTTCTGTAGTTTTAACCAAATCATGAAGTATACACCGGAGACGTTTGCCCTTTGGTGTAAACTGCTGCACAACGTACCAAACAGCGTGTTGTGGTTACTTACCAGCACATCCATCCCTGTGAACAATCTACGTGCTGAAGCGGTAAAAAACGGTATAGATCCGCAACGTATAATTTTCGCCGATACCCTACCCGTAGAGCAGCACCTAGGTCGTTTACAGCTGGCAGATTTAGCCTTAGACACCTACCCGGTTGGATCACACACCACCGCCAGCGACACATTATGGGCAGGAGTACCCTTAGTGACCCGCCTTGGTTCTCTATTCGCCAGTCGAGTCGCTGCAAGCTTGCTTACCGCCATAGGATTACCAGAGTTAGTCACTGAAACCGATGAGGATTACTATCAGTTAGCACTCTCATTAGCTAACGATCCGGCACGCATTCAGCAGCTAAAAGAAAAACTGGCGGCAAATCACACCACTTCACCACTGTTTGATACTGAGCGCTTTACCCGAGATTTAGAGCGGTTGTATCAGGCTATCTGGCAACAGCATAGTGAGGGCAATGCGAAACGGGATCCGATTGTTTTGCAAAGCCAATAG
- a CDS encoding MFS transporter, which yields MTNSQKWKVFFLLFTTMFLLGGIQNTKGIILEQVHHDIGLTMSQIGTLISTFQYGFLIASLLTGYFTDKKGLRFMMFIGASCMAIGLVGTSMAFTVMLFLGFYLVIGLGIGSMLVSIVTVIPTFYKERAGMMFNVANAMFGVGMIVTPLVLNMMFSHNISWRIFYIAVAVIVALILLVLTTLRLEKSGGMDMNVKDFMQLLTNPRLMLVIVYLLFYVAAEVAFLNFFPIFYSSLDIANATVAEKTATGAYVIASFAVLFTVGRFIGGFINMRLGERNTLILFSALSLVTLIISRMMVYEWIYAFMAFGFAMSVLFPTASAIGTRMTDKSGSMLGLIYVASGLGGAFAGWLVGMLSDTYGIAFGFNTLIGFVCVFLVLSWFVREAPNAAK from the coding sequence ATGACTAATTCACAAAAATGGAAAGTGTTCTTTTTGTTGTTTACCACCATGTTTCTACTGGGTGGTATCCAAAACACCAAGGGCATCATTCTGGAACAGGTACATCATGACATTGGTTTAACCATGTCACAGATAGGTACCTTAATTTCTACTTTTCAGTACGGTTTTCTTATTGCCAGCCTGCTAACCGGCTACTTCACCGATAAGAAAGGCCTGCGCTTTATGATGTTCATTGGTGCCAGCTGTATGGCTATCGGCCTGGTGGGCACCAGTATGGCATTTACCGTGATGCTATTTCTTGGCTTCTATCTGGTTATCGGACTGGGTATTGGCTCAATGTTGGTGTCTATCGTTACCGTCATTCCAACCTTTTATAAAGAACGTGCCGGTATGATGTTCAACGTGGCGAATGCCATGTTTGGCGTTGGCATGATTGTCACCCCACTGGTGCTGAATATGATGTTCAGCCATAACATTTCATGGCGAATTTTCTATATTGCTGTGGCGGTTATTGTCGCATTGATATTGCTGGTTCTGACTACGCTTCGACTGGAAAAGTCTGGCGGCATGGATATGAACGTTAAAGATTTCATGCAGCTTCTGACCAATCCCCGCCTGATGTTAGTCATCGTCTACTTACTGTTTTACGTAGCGGCAGAAGTGGCTTTCCTTAACTTCTTCCCTATTTTTTACAGCTCGCTGGATATCGCCAACGCAACCGTAGCCGAGAAAACTGCTACAGGTGCCTATGTTATTGCCAGCTTCGCGGTGCTATTTACTGTCGGACGATTTATTGGCGGCTTTATTAATATGCGTCTGGGAGAGCGTAATACCCTGATTCTATTCTCTGCCCTATCGCTGGTAACGCTGATTATCAGCCGCATGATGGTATATGAGTGGATCTACGCCTTTATGGCCTTTGGTTTTGCTATGTCAGTGCTGTTCCCTACCGCTTCAGCAATTGGTACCCGTATGACTGATAAAAGCGGCAGTATGCTGGGGCTGATTTATGTGGCATCAGGATTGGGTGGCGCATTCGCTGGTTGGCTGGTGGGTATGCTGTCAGATACTTATGGCATTGCCTTTGGCTTTAATACCTTGATTGGCTTTGTCTGTGTGTTTTTGGTGCTTTCCTGGTTTGTCAGAGAAGCGCCGAATGCCGCCAAATAG
- a CDS encoding ROK family transcriptional regulator → MSPNVPNTLRLMNKSLVLNVIREHTPLSRAQIAKISGITKATISEIVTELLDEKIIYESGMTEGGLGRKGVMVNFDANHGVGVGIDLGGTKISLSLFNLNAELLATAQTETYKVATRAEFLQHFNHAIRQFLNKHAVSADKLKVIGIATPGIVDYHHGIVLEGSPNLPEWENIPLADEVSAVFKVPVVLENDIRSALIGEMWRGKCQRVHSAALIGVGTGLGAALLMDGKIIRGANNAAGEIGYMMFSREHLSHNWRNKGCFEVHASGSGISQRYQELSGQELSAEEISKLAQQGDPLAESLFRELADYLAIGILNIVAIANPEKIILTGGVTQSAPQFLPYIQAHINQHTFSQTLIQIEQSELGTQAPLYGIAVLALNQVYPSIQFMSDAQLS, encoded by the coding sequence ATGAGTCCTAACGTACCGAATACTCTGAGACTGATGAATAAGTCTTTAGTGCTTAATGTGATTCGCGAGCATACTCCCCTATCCCGGGCGCAAATCGCAAAAATCAGCGGTATCACTAAAGCCACTATTTCTGAAATTGTTACCGAGCTGCTGGATGAGAAGATCATCTATGAAAGTGGGATGACTGAAGGTGGGCTCGGACGTAAAGGCGTCATGGTCAATTTTGATGCCAATCATGGTGTTGGCGTTGGTATCGATCTGGGTGGTACCAAAATATCCCTGTCTCTGTTTAACCTGAATGCCGAATTGCTGGCTACGGCACAAACTGAAACCTATAAGGTGGCTACTCGCGCTGAATTTTTACAGCACTTTAATCACGCCATTCGCCAGTTCCTCAATAAGCATGCTGTTAGCGCCGATAAACTAAAAGTGATTGGTATTGCCACACCAGGCATTGTTGATTACCACCACGGTATCGTCCTTGAAGGTTCGCCAAACCTGCCGGAATGGGAAAATATCCCGCTGGCTGATGAGGTTTCCGCTGTGTTTAAGGTACCGGTAGTGCTGGAAAACGATATCCGTTCAGCCCTGATTGGTGAAATGTGGCGTGGAAAATGCCAGAGAGTTCATAGCGCCGCATTAATTGGCGTCGGTACCGGGTTAGGTGCTGCGTTATTAATGGATGGCAAAATCATTCGCGGTGCTAACAATGCCGCCGGTGAGATCGGTTATATGATGTTTAGCCGGGAGCACCTCTCACATAACTGGCGTAATAAAGGTTGCTTTGAAGTCCATGCCTCCGGTTCCGGTATCAGCCAACGTTATCAGGAACTCAGCGGGCAGGAATTGAGCGCTGAAGAAATATCCAAACTGGCTCAACAGGGTGATCCTCTGGCGGAATCACTGTTCAGAGAATTGGCCGACTACTTAGCCATTGGTATTCTGAATATTGTTGCCATCGCTAACCCGGAAAAAATCATTCTGACCGGCGGCGTAACCCAGTCGGCTCCACAATTTTTGCCTTATATACAGGCTCATATTAATCAACATACGTTTTCACAAACCTTAATTCAGATAGAACAATCCGAACTGGGCACTCAGGCTCCACTTTACGGTATTGCCGTACTGGCATTGAATCAGGTTTATCCCTCGATTCAATTTATGTCTGATGCTCAGCTCAGTTAG
- the mdtM gene encoding multidrug efflux MFS transporter MdtM — translation MPQLFRFFTRHSTTLFFPMALILYDFTAYLSTDMIQPGIIHVVRNFNANVNLAPASVSLYMAGGMALQWLLGPLSDRIGRRPVLITGALIFTLACFATLFATSMEQYLLARFIQGTSICFIATVGYVTVQEAFGQTKAIKLMAIITSIVLIAPIIGPLVGAALMQFTHWKVLFGMLAVMGLIAWLGLLFSMPETIKKTDQPFSATAVVNDFKNVFRNRIFLTGVTTISLSYIPMMSWVAVSPVILIDDGGLTPSEFAWMQVPVFGAVILANIVVAKFVKDPSSPAFIWRAIPFQLAGLITLIAGNLLMPHVWLWSILGTSLYAFGVGLIFPTLFRLTLFSNDLPKGTVSASLNIVVLSTCAACIEVARWLYFNLGGRIPFHLLALISGFLVVWCLAKLLKRIQDRDRMLAVNIENS, via the coding sequence ATGCCGCAATTATTTCGTTTTTTTACCCGCCATAGCACCACGCTATTCTTTCCCATGGCGCTGATTCTGTATGATTTTACCGCCTACCTGAGTACCGATATGATTCAACCCGGTATCATTCATGTAGTACGGAATTTCAACGCTAATGTTAACTTAGCTCCAGCTTCGGTTAGTCTGTATATGGCGGGCGGTATGGCCTTGCAGTGGTTATTAGGTCCACTATCCGATCGTATTGGCCGTCGGCCGGTACTGATAACGGGTGCGCTTATTTTTACTCTCGCCTGTTTTGCTACCCTGTTTGCTACGTCAATGGAGCAATATTTACTGGCACGCTTTATTCAGGGCACCAGTATCTGCTTTATAGCAACCGTTGGTTATGTGACCGTTCAGGAGGCCTTTGGTCAGACAAAAGCCATTAAACTGATGGCGATTATTACCTCTATTGTATTAATCGCACCGATCATCGGCCCGTTAGTGGGTGCCGCCCTGATGCAGTTCACTCACTGGAAAGTGCTATTTGGCATGCTTGCTGTTATGGGACTGATAGCTTGGTTGGGATTGCTGTTCAGTATGCCGGAAACCATCAAAAAAACTGACCAGCCGTTTAGTGCAACTGCCGTGGTTAATGATTTCAAAAATGTCTTTCGCAATCGTATTTTTCTTACCGGCGTAACGACTATCTCATTAAGCTATATCCCAATGATGAGCTGGGTAGCGGTCTCTCCGGTGATTCTGATAGATGACGGAGGTCTCACTCCATCAGAGTTTGCCTGGATGCAAGTACCGGTATTTGGCGCAGTTATTCTGGCAAATATTGTCGTGGCTAAATTTGTCAAAGACCCCAGTTCACCCGCATTTATCTGGCGCGCGATTCCCTTTCAGCTGGCAGGACTTATCACCCTTATCGCCGGTAATTTGCTGATGCCACATGTCTGGCTATGGTCTATTCTCGGTACCAGCCTGTATGCATTTGGTGTTGGACTTATTTTCCCAACGCTTTTTCGCCTGACCCTCTTCTCTAACGATCTTCCCAAAGGTACGGTTTCCGCATCGCTGAATATTGTAGTGCTCAGTACCTGTGCCGCTTGTATTGAAGTGGCCCGCTGGCTCTATTTTAATCTGGGTGGAAGAATCCCCTTTCATTTGCTGGCGCTTATCTCAGGGTTTCTGGTGGTGTGGTGTCTGGCGAAACTACTAAAGCGTATTCAGGATCGCGACCGCATGCTCGCCGTTAATATCGAAAATAGCTAA
- a CDS encoding acyltransferase family protein has protein sequence MTLTALFQRFTPIEQSVSHQLDMLRGFSTAMVLFCHAYLLFLYPVWPAIMLPAYLFAHAWVMSLFALSGFLICKSACYNIQQNNQFSIRRYAFSRLNRIVPPFYFGCGALLLIYLISPWFFASGSRELAVISDTMSQAKMMLDAKSFTGVLLFVNGFLTETPASNFSFWSLPFEVWFYVLFGLMLWPQNRIAIFAAILLLLALSLLNYAFLLYSLIWCGGAIAALLHNHQFQLKGRVLIAIFSLITLVLLLLAAIGLFMLPADVDKPKLLLALYGTLCGLGFGLLFYLMSFQRIRIRLPGYRLARSSYTIYILHFPLLLFIYGIVQPYIYQNSFLLLTTTLFISCGVMLVGLVIGRYIEKLKPFPQRSC, from the coding sequence ATGACATTAACGGCGTTGTTTCAGCGGTTTACTCCTATTGAGCAAAGTGTTTCTCACCAGCTTGATATGCTGCGTGGTTTCAGCACTGCTATGGTACTGTTTTGTCATGCCTATTTATTGTTTCTCTATCCGGTGTGGCCGGCCATTATGCTACCGGCCTATCTGTTTGCTCATGCCTGGGTGATGTCACTGTTTGCCCTGAGTGGTTTCCTGATATGTAAGTCTGCCTGCTATAACATTCAGCAAAATAATCAGTTCAGTATCAGGCGCTATGCTTTTTCCCGCTTAAACCGCATTGTTCCCCCTTTTTATTTTGGTTGTGGGGCGCTGCTATTAATCTATCTGATTTCTCCCTGGTTTTTTGCCTCCGGCAGTCGTGAACTGGCGGTCATCAGCGATACTATGAGTCAGGCTAAAATGATGCTGGATGCCAAAAGCTTTACCGGCGTGTTGCTGTTTGTGAATGGCTTTTTAACTGAGACACCGGCCAGCAACTTCTCCTTCTGGTCGCTGCCATTTGAAGTTTGGTTTTATGTTTTATTTGGCCTGATGCTTTGGCCGCAAAACAGGATAGCGATCTTTGCTGCCATCCTGTTACTGCTGGCATTAAGCCTGCTGAATTATGCTTTTCTGCTGTATAGCCTGATCTGGTGTGGCGGAGCCATCGCAGCACTGTTACATAACCACCAATTTCAGCTTAAGGGCCGGGTTTTAATCGCTATATTTTCGCTGATAACCTTAGTGTTACTTCTGTTGGCTGCTATTGGGTTATTTATGTTACCGGCCGATGTAGATAAACCAAAATTGCTATTGGCGCTGTACGGTACCCTGTGCGGCCTGGGTTTTGGCTTACTGTTCTATTTGATGAGTTTTCAACGTATACGTATTCGCCTTCCGGGCTATCGGTTGGCGAGAAGTTCATACACAATTTATATTCTGCATTTCCCTTTGCTACTGTTTATCTATGGCATTGTTCAACCCTATATTTATCAAAACTCCTTTCTATTGCTGACTACTACGTTGTTTATCTCCTGTGGCGTTATGCTGGTGGGGCTTGTGATTGGTCGATATATCGAGAAGCTAAAACCTTTCCCTCAACGGTCATGTTGA